From a single Camelus bactrianus isolate YW-2024 breed Bactrian camel chromosome 11, ASM4877302v1, whole genome shotgun sequence genomic region:
- the POLL gene encoding DNA polymerase lambda isoform X2, translating to MDPRGILKAFPKRKKIHTNPSSKALTKIPKREDREETGEWLSSVRAHVVPTGIGRARAELFENQIVQHGGQICPAQTPGVTHIVVDEGMDWERALRLLRLPQLPSGAQLVKSAWLSLCLQERRLVDTAAFSIFIPKRYLDQAQLSKADQDCSLPGDCEAQLRTAPSPSPPPARPVPPSLRAEEVESTQAQEAFSIPGIGKRMAEKIVEILESGHLRKLDHISESVPVLELFSNIWGAGTKTAQMWYHQGFRSLEDIRTQASLTSQQAIGLKHYDDFLDRMPREEASEIEQTVREAAQAFNSGLLCVACGSYRRGKATCGDVDVLLTHPDGRSHRGIFSRLLDSLRQQGFLTDDLVSQEENGQQQKYLGVCQLPGPGRRHRRLDIIVVPYCEFACALLYFTGSAHFNRSMRALAKTKGMSLSERALSTAVVRDTQGLKVGPGRVLPTPTEKDVFRLLGLPYREPAERDW from the exons ATGGACCCCAGGGGCATCCTGAAGGCATTTCCCAAACGGAAGAAAATTCATACCAATCCATCATCAAAAGCACTTACAAAGATTCccaagagagaagacagagaagaaacaggAG AGTGGCTGAGCTCCGTGCGGGCACATGTTGTGCCCACTGGCATTGGGCGAGCCCGGGCAGAACTCTTTGAGAATCAGATTGTCCAGCATGGTGGCCAGATATGCCCAGCCCAGACCCCTGGGGTCACTCACATTGTGGTGGATGAAGGCATGGACTGGGAGCGAGCCCTCCGCCTCCTGAGACTGCCCCAGCTGCCCTCAGGTGCTCAGCTGGTGAAGTCAGCCTGGCTGAGCTTGTGCCTGCAGGAGAGAAGGCTGGTGGACACAGCAGCATTCAGCATCTTCATCCCCAAGAG GTACCTGGATCAAGCACAGCTCAGCAAGGCAGACCAAGACTGTTCTCTTCCTGGAGACTGTGAGGCTCAGCTCAGGACagccccctctccttcccctcctcccgcGAGACCTGTACCTCCTtccctgagggcagaggaggTTGAAAGCACGCAAGCCCAG gAGGCCTTTAGTATCCCTGGGATTGGAAAGCGGATGGCTGAGAAGATCGTGGAGATCCTGGAGAGCGGGCATCTGCGGAAGTTGGACCACATCAGCGAGAGCGTGCCTGTCTTAGAGCTCTTCTCCAACATCTGGGGGGCTGGAACCAAGACTGCCCAGATGTGGTACCATCAG GGTTTCCGGAGCCTAGAAGATATCCGCACCCAGGCCTCTCTGACCAGCCAGCAAGCCATTGGCCTAAAGCATTATGACGACTTCCTGGACCGCATGCCCAGGGAGGAGGCTTCAGAGATCGAGCAGACA GTTCGGGAAGCAGCTCAGGCCTTCAACTCTGGGCTGCTGTGCGTGGCATGTGGTTCATACCGACGGGGGAAGGCAACATGTGGCGATGTGGACGTGCTGCTCACCCACCCGGATGGCCGTTCTCACCGGGGCATCTTCAGCCGCCTCCTGGACAGTCTCCGGCAGCAAG GGTTCCTGACGGATGACTTGGTGAGCCAAGAGGAGAACGGCCAACAGCAGAAGTACCTGGGTGTATGCCAGCTCCCAGGGCCAGGGCGGCGGCACCGACGACTGGACATCATCGTCGTGCCCTACTGCGAGTTTGCCTGCGCCCTGCTCTACTTCACCGGTTCTGCCCATTTCAACCGCTCCATGCGGGCTCTGGCCAAGACCAAAGGCATGAGCTTGTCAGAGCGTGCCCTCAGCACGGCAGTGGTCCGGGACACCCAAGGCCTCAAGGTGGGGCCTGGCcgagtgctgcccacccccactGAGAAGGATGTCTTCAGGCTCTTAGGCCTGCCCTACCGAGAGCCAGCTGAGCGGGACTGGTGA
- the POLL gene encoding DNA polymerase lambda isoform X1: protein MDPRGILKAFPKRKKIHTNPSSKALTKIPKREDREETGEWLSSVRAHVVPTGIGRARAELFENQIVQHGGQICPAQTPGVTHIVVDEGMDWERALRLLRLPQLPSGAQLVKSAWLSLCLQERRLVDTAAFSIFIPKRYLDQAQLSKADQDCSLPGDCEAQLRTAPSPSPPPARPVPPSLRAEEVESTQAQPISDDETSDGEETQVSSADLEALISGRYPTPLEGDGEPSPAPEGLAKWVCAQPSSQKATNHNTHITEKLEVLAKAYSVQGDKWRALGYAKAINALKSFHKPVTSYQEAFSIPGIGKRMAEKIVEILESGHLRKLDHISESVPVLELFSNIWGAGTKTAQMWYHQGFRSLEDIRTQASLTSQQAIGLKHYDDFLDRMPREEASEIEQTVREAAQAFNSGLLCVACGSYRRGKATCGDVDVLLTHPDGRSHRGIFSRLLDSLRQQGFLTDDLVSQEENGQQQKYLGVCQLPGPGRRHRRLDIIVVPYCEFACALLYFTGSAHFNRSMRALAKTKGMSLSERALSTAVVRDTQGLKVGPGRVLPTPTEKDVFRLLGLPYREPAERDW, encoded by the exons ATGGACCCCAGGGGCATCCTGAAGGCATTTCCCAAACGGAAGAAAATTCATACCAATCCATCATCAAAAGCACTTACAAAGATTCccaagagagaagacagagaagaaacaggAG AGTGGCTGAGCTCCGTGCGGGCACATGTTGTGCCCACTGGCATTGGGCGAGCCCGGGCAGAACTCTTTGAGAATCAGATTGTCCAGCATGGTGGCCAGATATGCCCAGCCCAGACCCCTGGGGTCACTCACATTGTGGTGGATGAAGGCATGGACTGGGAGCGAGCCCTCCGCCTCCTGAGACTGCCCCAGCTGCCCTCAGGTGCTCAGCTGGTGAAGTCAGCCTGGCTGAGCTTGTGCCTGCAGGAGAGAAGGCTGGTGGACACAGCAGCATTCAGCATCTTCATCCCCAAGAG GTACCTGGATCAAGCACAGCTCAGCAAGGCAGACCAAGACTGTTCTCTTCCTGGAGACTGTGAGGCTCAGCTCAGGACagccccctctccttcccctcctcccgcGAGACCTGTACCTCCTtccctgagggcagaggaggTTGAAAGCACGCAAGCCCAG CCCATCTCTGATGATGAAACCAGTGATGGGGAAGAGACTCAGGTTAGCTCAGCTGATCTGGAAGCCCTGATCAGTGGCCGCTACCCCACTCCCCTTGAGGGAGATGGTGAGCCTAGCCCAGCACCTGAGGGCCTGGCTAAGTGGGTCTGTGCACAGCCATCAAGCCAGAAGGCAACCAACCACAACACCCACATCACAGAGAAGCTGGAAGTGCTGGCCAAAGCCTACAGTGTTCAGGGAGACAAGTGGAGGGCCCTGGGCTATGCCAAGGCCATCAATGCCCTCAAGAGCTTCCACAAGCCTGTCACCTCCTACCAG gAGGCCTTTAGTATCCCTGGGATTGGAAAGCGGATGGCTGAGAAGATCGTGGAGATCCTGGAGAGCGGGCATCTGCGGAAGTTGGACCACATCAGCGAGAGCGTGCCTGTCTTAGAGCTCTTCTCCAACATCTGGGGGGCTGGAACCAAGACTGCCCAGATGTGGTACCATCAG GGTTTCCGGAGCCTAGAAGATATCCGCACCCAGGCCTCTCTGACCAGCCAGCAAGCCATTGGCCTAAAGCATTATGACGACTTCCTGGACCGCATGCCCAGGGAGGAGGCTTCAGAGATCGAGCAGACA GTTCGGGAAGCAGCTCAGGCCTTCAACTCTGGGCTGCTGTGCGTGGCATGTGGTTCATACCGACGGGGGAAGGCAACATGTGGCGATGTGGACGTGCTGCTCACCCACCCGGATGGCCGTTCTCACCGGGGCATCTTCAGCCGCCTCCTGGACAGTCTCCGGCAGCAAG GGTTCCTGACGGATGACTTGGTGAGCCAAGAGGAGAACGGCCAACAGCAGAAGTACCTGGGTGTATGCCAGCTCCCAGGGCCAGGGCGGCGGCACCGACGACTGGACATCATCGTCGTGCCCTACTGCGAGTTTGCCTGCGCCCTGCTCTACTTCACCGGTTCTGCCCATTTCAACCGCTCCATGCGGGCTCTGGCCAAGACCAAAGGCATGAGCTTGTCAGAGCGTGCCCTCAGCACGGCAGTGGTCCGGGACACCCAAGGCCTCAAGGTGGGGCCTGGCcgagtgctgcccacccccactGAGAAGGATGTCTTCAGGCTCTTAGGCCTGCCCTACCGAGAGCCAGCTGAGCGGGACTGGTGA